The following are encoded together in the Vigna unguiculata cultivar IT97K-499-35 chromosome 2, ASM411807v1, whole genome shotgun sequence genome:
- the LOC114173109 gene encoding ribonuclease 3-like — translation MKLNFCIISKLLILQCLSVACLSQDFDFFYFVQQWPGAYCDTRQSCCYPKTGKPSADFSIHGLWPNYNDGSWPSNCDPDSVFDKSQISELISSMEKEWPSLSCPSSNGMRFWSHEWEKHGTCAQSELDQTEYFEATLKLKKKLNLLKVLNNAGIQPDDEFYTLNSIINAIKEGTGFTPGIECNRDSAHNSQLYQVYMCVDTSGSDFIECPLLPKGKCGEQVQFPKF, via the exons ATGAAACTCAACTTTTGTATTATATCCAAACTTCTGATACTGCAATGTCTATCAGTTGCATGCCTTTCTCAGGACTTTGATTTCTTCTACTTTGTTCAGCAG TGGCCAGGAGCATACTGTGACACAAGGCAGAGCTGCTGTTATCCTAAGACTGGGAAACCTTCTGCAGATTTCAGCATTCATGGACTTTGGCCTAACTACAATGATGGCTCATGGCCCTCAAACTGTGACCCTGACAGTGTCTTTGATAAATCTCAG ATCTCAGAGCTTATAAGCAGCATGGAGAAGGAGTGGCCATCTCTGAGTTGCCCAAGTAGCAATGGCATGAGGTTCTGGTCACACGAATGGGAAAAACATGGCACGTGTGCACAATCTGAGCTTGATCAAACCGAGTACTTTGAAGCAACTCTCAAACTCAAGAAAAAACTAAACCTCCTTAAGGTCCTCAACAATGCAG GGATTCAACCAGATGATGAATTTTACACTCTAAATAGCATAATAAATGCTATAAAAGAGGGCACTGGGTTTACCCCTGGAATAGAGTGTAACAGAGATTCAGCTCATAACAGTCAACTCTACCAAGTTTACATGTGTGTGGACACTTCTGGGTCAGATTTTATTGAGTGCCCTTTGCTTCCAAAGGGTAAATGTGGTGAACAAGTTCAATTTCCCAAGttttga
- the LOC114174339 gene encoding ribonuclease 1-like — protein MESKNSILVKLLLLLHYVSLFCASQDFDFFYFVQQWPGSYCDTQKKCCYPTSGKPDADFGIHGLWPNYNDGSYPSNCDPNNPFNPSQISDLTSSLQSNWPTLACPSGDGMTFWSHEWSKHGTCSESVLKQHDYFEAALSLRKKANLLQALTSAGIEPNGESYSLSSIKGAIKDAIGYTPFIECNVDSSGNSQLYQVYLCVNSSGSDFIECSVFPRGKCGSDIEFPSF, from the exons ATGGAGTCTAAAAATTCCATTTTGGTCAAGCTTCTGCTGCTGCTGCACTATGTGTCCCTTTTCTGTGCTTCACAGGATTTTGATTTCTTCTACTTTGTTCAACAG TGGCCTGGATCATACTGTGACACACAGAAGAAATGTTGCTACCCCACAAGTGGAAAACCTGATGCAGATTTTGGAATTCATGGTCTGTGGCCTAATTACAATGATGGCTCATACCCTTCTAATTGTGATCCTAACAACCCTTTCAACCCTTCTCAG ATATCTGATCTGACAAGTAGTTTGCAAAGCAATTGGCCCACACTTGCATGTCCAAGTGGGGATGGAATGACATTCTGGAGCCATGAATGGAGCAAACATGGAACTTGTTCAGAATCAGTCCTCAAACAACATGACTATTTTGAAGCAGCTCTCAGCCTCAGAAAAAAAGCCAACCTCCTCCAAGCTCTTACATCTGCAG GAATTGAACCAAATGGAGAATCGTACAGTTTGAGCAGCATAAAAGGGGCTATAAAGGATGCAATTGGGTACACTCCATTCATTGAGTGCAATGTGGACTCATCTGGGAACAGCCAGCTATACCAAGTTTACTTATGTGTCAACAGTTCTGGTTCAGATTTCATTGAGTGTTCTGTATTCCCTAGAGGAAAATGTGGCTCAGACATTGAGTTCCCATCTTTTTAG